The Prevotella melaninogenica genome window below encodes:
- a CDS encoding aminoacyl-histidine dipeptidase has product MSEIRNLKPEGLWRNFDDLTQVPRPSGLPEKVQKFLLDFAARVGVESYVDAGGNVVMRKPATPGYENRKTVLLQAHMDMVPQKAPDSNHNFETDPIVTHIVDGWVYANNTTLGADDGIGVAAIMAVMEDKTLKHGVVEALITRDEETGMYGVNEMPSGELHSDILMNLDSETWGKFVIGSAGGVDITSTIAYKEVANNQEAAVKVTLKGLRGGHSGLEINEGRANANKEMVRFVRNAVTELGARLASWEGGNMRNAIPFKAEVVLALPQSKVPALKDMVARQKALLEDEFKGIEPNVEFFVEDVEKPANLVPADVQEKLINAIYACHNGVLRMIPSYPDVVETSSNLAIIHIEPTKATIMILARSSREDMRDYISTQLESCFNMAGMKTVFSGQYGGWDPNPDSEILNLLKKVYKEQNGVEGIVQVDHAGLECSVILGKYPGMDVVSLGPTLRSPHTAKERLEIATVEPFWKLLVQTLEEIPVK; this is encoded by the coding sequence ATGAGTGAAATCAGAAATCTTAAGCCAGAAGGCCTTTGGAGAAACTTTGATGATCTGACACAGGTCCCACGTCCTTCGGGATTACCAGAGAAAGTACAGAAGTTCTTGTTAGACTTTGCTGCAAGGGTAGGTGTTGAATCATACGTAGATGCTGGTGGCAATGTTGTAATGCGCAAGCCTGCCACACCGGGATATGAAAACCGTAAGACAGTTCTGTTGCAGGCGCACATGGACATGGTTCCACAGAAGGCTCCAGATAGTAATCATAACTTTGAAACAGACCCTATCGTGACACATATCGTGGATGGATGGGTATATGCAAACAACACTACACTTGGTGCTGACGATGGTATCGGTGTTGCTGCTATCATGGCTGTCATGGAAGATAAAACTTTGAAGCACGGTGTTGTAGAGGCATTGATTACTCGTGATGAGGAAACGGGTATGTATGGTGTTAATGAGATGCCAAGTGGTGAGTTGCACAGTGATATCCTTATGAACCTTGACTCTGAGACATGGGGTAAGTTTGTTATTGGTTCTGCAGGTGGTGTTGACATTACTTCAACCATAGCGTATAAGGAAGTTGCAAATAATCAAGAAGCTGCTGTTAAGGTAACTTTGAAGGGCTTACGTGGTGGTCACTCTGGTCTGGAAATCAATGAGGGGCGTGCCAATGCTAATAAGGAGATGGTCCGCTTTGTACGCAATGCCGTTACCGAACTCGGTGCACGCTTGGCTTCTTGGGAAGGTGGTAATATGCGCAATGCTATTCCATTCAAGGCTGAAGTTGTTTTGGCATTGCCACAGAGCAAAGTTCCAGCTTTAAAGGATATGGTTGCTCGTCAGAAGGCACTCCTCGAAGACGAATTCAAGGGTATTGAGCCAAATGTAGAGTTCTTTGTAGAGGATGTAGAGAAGCCAGCAAACCTTGTTCCTGCAGATGTTCAGGAGAAGTTAATCAATGCTATCTATGCCTGTCATAATGGCGTTTTGCGTATGATTCCTTCTTATCCTGATGTTGTTGAGACTTCGTCAAACCTTGCAATTATACATATTGAGCCAACTAAGGCAACGATTATGATTCTTGCTCGTTCAAGCCGTGAGGACATGAGAGATTACATCTCTACTCAGTTGGAAAGCTGCTTTAACATGGCTGGCATGAAGACAGTCTTCAGTGGTCAATATGGTGGTTGGGATCCAAACCCAGACAGTGAAATCCTTAACCTCTTGAAGAAGGTTTATAAGGAGCAGAACGGTGTAGAGGGTATTGTACAGGTAGACCACGCTGGTCTTGAATGTTCAGTTATCCTCGGTAAGTATCCAGGTATGGATGTTGTAAGTCTTGGCCCAACTCTCCGCAGTCCACATACAGCGAAGGAGCGTCTTGAGATAGCAACTGTTGAGCCTTTCTGGAAACTTCTCGTTCAGACTTTAGAGGAGATTCCTGTCAAGTAG
- a CDS encoding lysylphosphatidylglycerol synthase transmembrane domain-containing protein has translation MRTKKLFNNTVKIALPLLLGSAILYWMYRGFDFSSIKHVLLHEMNWTWMILSLPFGILAQAFRGWRWKQSLEPIGEHPRASVCVNSIFLSYAVSLLIPRIGEFARCGVLNRYDKIAFPKAIGTVVTERAVDTLIVLLISATAFLMQIRVFTNFFSRTGTRIDDVFGMFSPTGWLVTAICGVASIILFYYVLRHLSFYKKVKEMLGGIWQGISSLRKVKNIPLFIFYSLAIWGSYFLHYYLTFYCFDATANLGLSCALVSFVVGSVAVIVPTPNGAGPWHFAVKTMLILYGVADNQALYFVLIVHTIQTLLVILLGVYAWIALSFTKTPVALGGPAELTRPAK, from the coding sequence ATGAGGACGAAGAAACTGTTCAACAATACTGTGAAGATTGCATTGCCGTTACTACTTGGAAGTGCAATCCTATATTGGATGTATAGGGGATTCGACTTCTCCAGTATCAAACATGTACTGCTACATGAGATGAACTGGACCTGGATGATTCTCTCACTCCCTTTCGGCATACTGGCGCAGGCTTTTCGTGGGTGGAGATGGAAGCAGAGTCTTGAGCCTATCGGTGAGCATCCGCGTGCATCGGTCTGTGTTAACTCTATCTTTCTTTCTTACGCTGTCAGTCTGCTTATTCCCCGCATTGGTGAGTTTGCTCGTTGTGGAGTGTTGAATAGATATGATAAGATTGCCTTCCCCAAAGCTATTGGTACAGTAGTAACTGAGCGTGCAGTAGATACGCTTATTGTATTACTCATAAGTGCCACAGCCTTTTTGATGCAGATAAGAGTTTTTACGAACTTCTTTTCAAGGACAGGTACACGTATTGATGATGTCTTCGGTATGTTCTCACCAACGGGCTGGCTGGTAACGGCTATCTGTGGTGTTGCATCAATTATCCTCTTCTATTATGTGCTACGTCACCTATCTTTCTATAAGAAAGTGAAGGAGATGTTAGGTGGTATATGGCAGGGAATAAGTTCTTTGCGTAAAGTAAAGAATATTCCTTTGTTTATCTTCTACAGTCTGGCGATATGGGGAAGTTACTTCCTTCATTATTACTTGACATTCTATTGCTTTGATGCAACAGCAAACCTCGGTCTTTCTTGTGCGCTTGTTAGCTTTGTTGTTGGCTCGGTAGCTGTTATTGTGCCAACGCCTAACGGAGCAGGACCATGGCACTTTGCTGTCAAGACAATGTTAATACTTTATGGTGTGGCAGACAATCAGGCACTTTATTTTGTACTGATTGTGCATACCATTCAAACCTTGCTGGTGATTCTTTTAGGTGTTTACGCATGGATAGCACTAAGTTTTACGAAGACACCAGTGGCGTTGGGTGGTCCTGCAGAACTTACTCGCCCTGCAAAGTAA
- the rsmA gene encoding 16S rRNA (adenine(1518)-N(6)/adenine(1519)-N(6))-dimethyltransferase RsmA: protein MKLVKPKKNLGQHFLTDLSIARQIADTVDACPDIPVLEIGPGMGVLTQYLVEKPREVKAVEIDSESVAFLYEKFPKLRENILGQDFLRMDLNEVFDGRQFVLTGNYPYDISSQIFFKMLEYKDLIPCCTGMIQREVAQRMAAGPGSKTYGILSVLMQAWYNVEYLFTVDENVFNPPPKVKSAVIRMTRNEVTDIGCDQVLFKRVVKTVFNQRRKMLRVSLRQIFNAVKPTDGFYEQDIMTKRPEQLSIAQFVELTNMVEEQLKIIGQ from the coding sequence ATGAAATTAGTCAAGCCAAAGAAGAATTTGGGTCAGCACTTCCTCACTGACTTAAGCATAGCCCGTCAGATTGCTGACACCGTTGATGCCTGTCCTGATATCCCTGTATTAGAGATAGGACCGGGTATGGGTGTCCTTACTCAATATCTTGTTGAGAAGCCACGTGAAGTGAAAGCTGTAGAGATAGACTCGGAAAGTGTTGCCTTCCTCTACGAGAAATTCCCTAAGTTACGTGAGAATATTCTTGGACAAGACTTCCTCCGCATGGATTTAAATGAAGTCTTTGATGGTAGACAGTTTGTGTTGACAGGCAACTATCCTTACGACATCTCGTCTCAAATTTTCTTTAAGATGCTTGAGTATAAAGACCTTATCCCTTGCTGTACGGGTATGATACAACGTGAGGTTGCACAGCGTATGGCTGCTGGACCTGGCTCAAAGACGTATGGTATCTTATCCGTCTTGATGCAAGCGTGGTATAATGTAGAATATCTCTTTACCGTAGATGAGAATGTCTTCAACCCTCCTCCAAAGGTTAAGAGTGCCGTTATCCGTATGACACGCAACGAAGTGACGGACATTGGCTGTGATCAGGTACTCTTTAAACGTGTGGTGAAGACTGTGTTCAACCAGCGTCGTAAGATGTTACGGGTGAGCTTACGACAGATATTCAATGCGGTTAAACCTACTGATGGTTTCTATGAGCAAGACATTATGACCAAACGTCCAGAGCAACTATCTATCGCTCAGTTTGTTGAACTAACGAACATGGTTGAGGAACAGTTGAAGATTATTGGACAATAA
- a CDS encoding GAF domain-containing protein, whose translation MTRKEQYNQLILQIAGLIKDETNLVGILANVSAALHDTFPERFFWVGFYLQENGNMLRLGPFQGSVACYVIPFGKGVCGKAWEEGCTLIVPDVEKFPGHIACSSLSRSEIVVPMYDDSHTFRGVLDIDSTRLNDFNEDDKEGLERIIELLMVETQDLFQ comes from the coding sequence ATGACAAGAAAAGAACAATATAACCAACTCATACTACAGATTGCCGGACTTATTAAGGATGAAACAAACCTTGTGGGTATCTTAGCAAATGTGTCAGCAGCACTGCATGACACCTTTCCAGAGCGTTTCTTTTGGGTAGGCTTTTATCTCCAAGAGAATGGAAATATGTTGAGATTAGGTCCTTTTCAGGGGTCAGTAGCCTGCTACGTCATCCCATTCGGTAAGGGTGTCTGTGGGAAGGCATGGGAAGAAGGATGCACCCTCATTGTTCCCGATGTAGAGAAATTCCCTGGGCACATTGCTTGTAGTAGTCTTTCCCGCAGCGAGATTGTTGTTCCGATGTATGATGATTCACATACTTTTCGTGGTGTACTTGACATTGATAGTACTCGTCTCAACGACTTCAACGAAGACGATAAAGAAGGTTTGGAACGTATCATCGAACTTCTAATGGTAGAAACACAAGACCTCTTCCAATAG
- the frr gene encoding ribosome recycling factor, translating to MLDVKQTLNDASERMEMATMYLGDELQRIRAGRANVAILDGVRVESYGSKVPLNQVASVMVPDARTIAIKPWDKKAIKDIEKAIMDSDVGITPENNGELIRLNLPQPTEERRRDLVKQCNKIGERTKVEIRNVRSDIKEKLKKAIKDGLSEDNEKDAEESLQKIHDKFIKQVDTLLEDKQKEIMTV from the coding sequence ATGTTAGACGTTAAGCAGACATTAAATGATGCCAGCGAGCGCATGGAAATGGCAACGATGTATCTCGGTGATGAGTTGCAGCGCATCCGTGCTGGCCGTGCAAACGTAGCCATCCTCGATGGTGTACGAGTAGAATCTTACGGTTCAAAGGTTCCTTTGAATCAGGTTGCCTCAGTCATGGTGCCTGACGCACGTACCATTGCTATCAAGCCATGGGATAAAAAAGCTATCAAAGATATTGAAAAGGCTATCATGGACTCAGATGTTGGTATCACACCAGAGAACAATGGTGAGCTGATTCGTCTGAACTTGCCCCAGCCAACAGAGGAGCGTCGTCGTGACTTGGTAAAGCAGTGTAACAAGATTGGTGAACGTACAAAGGTTGAGATTCGCAATGTTCGTTCTGACATCAAGGAGAAACTGAAGAAAGCTATCAAGGACGGCCTTTCTGAAGACAACGAGAAGGATGCTGAAGAAAGCTTGCAGAAGATTCACGATAAGTTCATCAAGCAAGTTGACACGCTGTTAGAGGATAAGCAGAAAGAGATTATGACCGTTTAA
- the rsgA gene encoding ribosome small subunit-dependent GTPase A, translated as MRGLVIKNTGSWYTVKTEEGKTIDSKIKGNFRLKGIRSTNPVAVGDHVVITPNQEGTAFITEIEDRRNYIIRKSPNLSKQSHIIAANIDQAFLIVTTNYPETSTTFIDRFLASAEAYRIPVTLVFNKHDLLDEDELRYQHAVMNLYETIGYQCIEIQASAESDNEFSVEKMKPLLAGKVTLLSGNSGVGKSTIINALLPHVNLRTAEISDVHNTGMHTTTFSEMLELPMGGYLIDTPGIKGFGTFDIEREELTSYFREIFKFSKDCRFSNCTHTHEPGCAVRKAVEDHYIAESRYNSYLSMLEDKDENKYREAF; from the coding sequence ATGCGCGGCTTAGTAATAAAGAACACAGGTAGCTGGTACACGGTGAAAACCGAGGAAGGCAAGACAATAGATAGCAAGATAAAGGGCAACTTCCGCCTAAAGGGAATTCGCTCTACTAATCCTGTGGCTGTTGGTGACCATGTTGTCATCACGCCTAATCAGGAGGGAACGGCTTTCATCACTGAAATAGAAGACCGTAGGAATTATATCATCCGAAAGTCACCTAACCTCTCTAAGCAGAGCCATATCATTGCTGCAAACATCGACCAAGCGTTCTTGATTGTTACGACAAACTATCCGGAGACGTCTACTACCTTCATCGATCGCTTCCTTGCCAGTGCCGAAGCTTACCGCATCCCAGTAACACTCGTCTTCAATAAGCACGACTTGTTGGATGAGGACGAACTGCGTTATCAGCATGCTGTAATGAATCTCTATGAAACAATCGGTTATCAGTGTATAGAGATACAAGCAAGTGCAGAGTCTGACAATGAGTTTAGCGTAGAGAAAATGAAGCCGTTATTAGCAGGAAAAGTAACTCTTTTGAGTGGTAATAGTGGCGTAGGAAAATCGACGATTATCAATGCTCTCCTACCCCATGTCAACCTCCGTACGGCTGAGATTTCTGATGTACATAACACGGGTATGCACACTACTACATTCAGTGAGATGTTAGAGTTGCCAATGGGTGGATATCTTATTGACACACCGGGTATCAAGGGATTCGGAACCTTTGATATAGAACGTGAAGAGCTTACGAGCTACTTCCGTGAAATTTTCAAGTTCTCAAAGGATTGTAGATTCTCAAACTGTACGCACACACATGAGCCTGGCTGTGCTGTAAGAAAGGCTGTAGAAGACCATTACATAGCAGAAAGTCGATATAATAGTTACCTATCAATGCTCGAAGACAAGGATGAGAATAAATATCGTGAGGCTTTTTAG
- a CDS encoding fimbrillin family protein, with amino-acid sequence MKMKCQYLWALPVLALFTLASCSNDDTAQENNGKQKGTPAGMTEFAVKEATTRTMGVYSGLGIDFYWTQGDKLWINNTSSLVQSSDDDITGKAATAKFYFTGTYNASSYPVRYTGKGSNAGDKVTIKAEQKQATPNDGSHIGTDGDCGTATATRGADGKYGFTLSHKASYITFMPYYSYEFAEDVKVTQIKVTADEVLAGEFKFDDNGLDLASRTTVVNPGKSITLELNGGTNNGFTIPISPDYTKNAAIMVLAPGTYHNFTVEYRLYDQKTLVYGTVSKNYGQLTFHAGQNKKVVADLQVPNYSKDRFYMWDAAVGQNAWKNYENYQPILNEGVDSHYPTVSTDARWYNPALIPAKASRSAKDCPNANEMLWYCMYGDPHWDSSIWSTMKHLYDGGMWLKKRSVIAADQHKTLQQLKDAAPGGTDYTKAYPLSFKIYDLYVKDNMSVILGKPTNSSDYIFLPTTGFYHAGDGKLQRVGNRGYYWSSTPRQDGGLNAYNLYVQRDRVHVGYGDRTNAHCLWPE; translated from the coding sequence ATGAAAATGAAATGCCAATATTTGTGGGCTTTGCCAGTTTTAGCCCTATTTACATTAGCAAGTTGTTCCAATGACGACACTGCACAAGAGAACAATGGAAAGCAGAAAGGAACACCTGCAGGAATGACAGAGTTCGCTGTAAAGGAGGCTACAACCCGAACCATGGGTGTTTATAGTGGTTTGGGTATAGACTTTTATTGGACACAAGGCGACAAGTTGTGGATTAACAATACTTCGTCTCTAGTTCAAAGTTCAGATGATGATATCACAGGCAAGGCTGCTACTGCCAAGTTCTATTTTACAGGTACATACAATGCATCTAGTTACCCTGTACGTTATACCGGAAAGGGAAGCAATGCAGGCGACAAGGTAACGATAAAGGCCGAACAGAAACAAGCTACTCCCAATGATGGCTCACATATTGGAACAGATGGTGATTGTGGTACGGCAACGGCTACAAGAGGTGCTGATGGGAAGTACGGATTCACACTTTCTCACAAAGCGTCATACATAACATTTATGCCTTACTACAGTTATGAATTTGCAGAGGATGTAAAGGTTACACAAATCAAAGTAACCGCTGACGAGGTACTCGCAGGAGAGTTTAAATTCGATGATAATGGGCTTGACCTTGCGTCACGTACTACCGTAGTGAATCCAGGAAAGAGCATTACGCTTGAGTTAAATGGTGGCACCAACAATGGATTCACAATTCCAATCAGCCCCGATTATACTAAGAATGCTGCAATAATGGTACTTGCTCCAGGCACTTATCACAATTTCACAGTGGAATATAGACTCTACGATCAAAAAACATTGGTTTATGGAACCGTCTCAAAGAATTATGGTCAGCTTACTTTCCACGCGGGACAGAATAAGAAAGTGGTAGCTGATTTGCAGGTCCCGAACTATTCGAAAGATAGATTCTATATGTGGGATGCGGCTGTAGGGCAAAATGCATGGAAGAATTACGAAAACTATCAGCCTATCCTTAATGAAGGTGTGGACAGTCATTACCCTACTGTAAGTACTGATGCACGATGGTATAATCCAGCTCTGATCCCTGCTAAAGCCTCTCGTTCGGCAAAAGATTGTCCTAATGCCAACGAAATGTTATGGTACTGCATGTATGGTGATCCTCATTGGGATTCTTCTATTTGGTCAACTATGAAGCATTTGTATGATGGTGGTATGTGGCTGAAGAAACGTAGTGTCATTGCAGCAGATCAGCATAAGACTTTGCAACAGCTTAAGGATGCTGCTCCTGGTGGGACAGATTATACAAAAGCTTATCCTCTTTCTTTCAAAATATATGATTTATATGTTAAAGACAACATGAGTGTTATATTGGGTAAGCCAACCAACTCGTCTGACTATATATTCTTGCCAACTACTGGTTTCTACCATGCTGGTGATGGAAAATTACAACGTGTTGGAAATAGGGGATATTATTGGTCAAGTACGCCACGTCAAGATGGAGGTTTAAATGCTTACAATCTGTATGTCCAGAGAGACAGGGTGCATGTCGGATATGGTGACCGAACAAATGCACATTGCTTGTGGCCTGAATAA
- a CDS encoding HAD family hydrolase: MSSQSQQNIQSVEGTRRNPKVVLFDMDGVLYDSMPNHGVAWQRAMKEFGIHFTLEDSYATEGARGVDTIRKYAKEQLGKELTEEEAQKVYDVKAHYFHEMPEAKVFDGVIDLMQKIKASGLKIGIVTGSAQLPLIKRVTRDFGDYVSADQITTAYDVKRGKPNPDPYLMGLQKAGNYLPTEGIVVENAPLGVHAGAAAGCYTVAINSGPLDDSVLLNEGADILFPTIREFADYWKLFLNSFFKY, encoded by the coding sequence ATGTCGTCTCAATCTCAACAAAACATACAGTCCGTAGAGGGTACACGGAGAAATCCAAAAGTTGTCCTCTTTGATATGGATGGTGTCCTTTACGATTCAATGCCCAACCATGGTGTTGCATGGCAGCGTGCAATGAAGGAGTTTGGTATTCATTTTACGCTTGAAGATTCTTACGCAACAGAAGGGGCACGTGGTGTTGATACGATTCGTAAGTATGCGAAGGAGCAACTCGGTAAGGAACTAACGGAGGAAGAGGCACAGAAGGTTTATGATGTGAAGGCACATTACTTCCACGAAATGCCTGAAGCAAAGGTGTTTGACGGTGTGATTGATCTTATGCAGAAGATTAAGGCGAGCGGATTGAAGATAGGTATTGTGACAGGTAGTGCGCAACTCCCATTGATTAAGCGTGTTACTCGTGATTTTGGTGACTATGTTTCTGCTGATCAGATAACAACGGCTTACGATGTGAAACGAGGTAAACCTAATCCCGATCCTTACCTCATGGGGTTGCAGAAGGCGGGTAATTATCTACCAACAGAGGGTATTGTCGTTGAGAATGCACCGCTTGGTGTTCATGCGGGTGCTGCTGCTGGTTGCTATACGGTGGCTATTAATAGCGGTCCATTGGATGATTCAGTTCTTTTGAATGAAGGTGCCGACATCCTTTTCCCTACCATTCGAGAGTTTGCTGATTATTGGAAACTGTTCTTAAATAGCTTCTTCAAGTATTAA
- a CDS encoding glucose-6-phosphate isomerase: MESIKLDITKAAQFLNPGAVEAYAPQVAAAQDALEKATCPGNDFLGWLHLPSSITPAFLNEIQAVANTLREKCEVVVVAGIGGSYLGARAVIEALGNSFAWLVNDKKNPTILFAGNNIGEDYLAELTDYLKDKKFGVINISKSGTTTETALAFRLLKKQCEDQLGKEAAKDVIVAITDEHKGAARAAATKEGYKTFIIPDNVGGRFSVLTPVGLLPIAVAGFDVQKLVEGAQVMEKETSADVPFANNIAARYAAVRQGLYSEAGKKIEIVANFQPKLHFFAEWWKQLYGESEGKDRKGIFPAACDFTTDLHSMGQWIQEGERSIFETVISVEEPNAKVLFPHDEENLDGLNFLAGKRVDEVNKMAELGTRLAHVDGGVPNIRVSVPTLNEYYLGQLIYFFEKACGISGLIQEVNPFNQPGVEAYKKNMFALLNKPGYEAESKAIQERLTKE, from the coding sequence ATGGAAAGTATTAAGTTAGACATCACAAAAGCCGCCCAGTTTTTGAATCCGGGCGCAGTAGAGGCTTATGCTCCTCAGGTAGCTGCAGCTCAGGACGCTTTGGAGAAAGCTACTTGTCCTGGTAATGACTTCCTTGGATGGTTGCATTTGCCATCAAGCATTACTCCAGCGTTCCTTAATGAGATTCAGGCGGTTGCCAATACACTCCGTGAGAAGTGTGAGGTGGTTGTCGTTGCTGGTATCGGTGGTTCTTACCTCGGTGCTCGCGCTGTCATCGAGGCTTTGGGTAACAGCTTCGCTTGGCTTGTAAATGACAAGAAGAATCCAACGATTCTCTTTGCAGGTAACAACATCGGTGAGGACTATCTCGCTGAGTTGACAGACTATTTGAAGGATAAGAAGTTTGGTGTTATCAATATTTCTAAGTCTGGTACAACAACAGAGACAGCACTCGCATTCCGCCTTTTGAAGAAGCAGTGTGAGGATCAGTTGGGTAAGGAGGCTGCAAAGGATGTGATTGTTGCTATCACTGATGAGCATAAGGGCGCTGCACGTGCTGCCGCAACTAAGGAAGGTTACAAGACATTTATCATTCCTGACAATGTTGGTGGTCGTTTCTCTGTTCTCACTCCAGTAGGTTTGTTGCCAATCGCAGTCGCAGGTTTCGATGTACAGAAGCTTGTTGAGGGTGCACAGGTAATGGAGAAGGAGACTTCTGCTGACGTTCCTTTCGCAAATAATATTGCTGCTCGTTATGCTGCTGTTCGTCAGGGTCTTTACTCTGAGGCAGGCAAGAAGATAGAGATTGTTGCTAACTTCCAGCCAAAGCTTCACTTCTTTGCTGAGTGGTGGAAGCAGCTCTACGGAGAGAGCGAGGGTAAGGATCGCAAGGGTATCTTCCCTGCAGCTTGTGACTTCACAACCGACCTTCACTCAATGGGTCAGTGGATTCAGGAAGGTGAGCGTTCTATTTTCGAGACTGTTATCTCTGTTGAGGAGCCAAATGCAAAGGTACTCTTCCCACATGATGAGGAGAACCTCGATGGCTTGAACTTCCTCGCAGGTAAGCGTGTTGATGAGGTTAACAAGATGGCAGAGCTCGGTACACGTTTGGCTCACGTTGATGGTGGTGTTCCTAACATCCGTGTTAGCGTTCCTACATTGAACGAGTACTACCTCGGTCAGCTCATCTACTTCTTCGAGAAGGCTTGCGGTATCAGCGGTCTTATTCAGGAAGTGAATCCTTTCAATCAGCCAGGTGTTGAGGCTTATAAGAAGAATATGTTTGCTCTTCTCAATAAGCCAGGTTACGAGGCTGAGAGCAAGGCTATTCAGGAAAGACTGACTAAAGAATAA
- a CDS encoding NAD(P)H-dependent glycerol-3-phosphate dehydrogenase, translated as MFDIGKIAIIGSGSWATAIAKIVVEHTHHIGWYFRRDDKIEEFKRRGHNPSYLTSVKFNMNEVMLSSDINKIVQEYDTLVFVTPSPYLKALLKKLKTKLHTKLILTAIKGIVPDENLVCSEYFHEAYGVPYDNLAVIGGPSHAEEVAMERLTYLTVGCSDLEKARAFTEVLASNYVKTKTSPDVLGIEYASVLKNVYAISAGICSGLKYGDNFQAVLMSNAMQEMERFLNTINPIQRSIIDSVYLGDQLVTGYSKFSRNHTFGTMIGKGYSVKSAQIEMEMVAEGYFGTKCMKEINRRLHVNMPILDAVYNILYERISPQIEIKLLTDSFR; from the coding sequence ATGTTCGACATCGGTAAAATAGCAATCATAGGAAGCGGTAGCTGGGCAACGGCTATCGCTAAGATTGTTGTGGAGCATACGCATCATATTGGTTGGTACTTCCGACGTGACGATAAGATAGAAGAATTTAAGCGGAGAGGACACAATCCTTCTTACCTCACAAGTGTAAAGTTTAACATGAATGAGGTGATGCTCTCTTCGGATATCAATAAGATAGTGCAGGAGTATGACACTTTGGTGTTTGTTACTCCTTCTCCTTATCTGAAAGCTTTACTGAAGAAACTGAAGACAAAGCTTCATACAAAGCTAATCTTAACGGCTATCAAGGGTATTGTTCCTGATGAGAACCTTGTTTGTTCAGAGTATTTTCATGAGGCATACGGTGTTCCATACGATAATCTTGCTGTTATTGGTGGACCGTCTCATGCGGAAGAAGTGGCGATGGAACGACTCACCTATCTTACTGTTGGTTGTTCAGATCTTGAGAAGGCACGTGCCTTTACGGAGGTGTTAGCATCAAACTATGTCAAGACTAAGACCTCTCCGGACGTCCTCGGTATAGAGTATGCTTCTGTCTTGAAGAACGTTTATGCTATCTCTGCTGGTATTTGTTCAGGCTTGAAGTATGGTGATAACTTCCAAGCAGTGTTGATGTCGAATGCAATGCAGGAGATGGAACGCTTCCTTAATACTATCAATCCTATTCAACGGTCCATCATTGACAGTGTATATCTTGGTGACCAGTTGGTGACGGGATATAGTAAATTCTCGCGTAACCATACCTTTGGAACAATGATTGGAAAGGGATACAGCGTTAAGTCGGCACAGATTGAAATGGAGATGGTAGCTGAAGGATATTTTGGTACAAAGTGTATGAAGGAGATTAATCGCCGTCTGCACGTCAATATGCCGATCCTCGATGCTGTATATAATATCCTCTACGAGCGTATCAGTCCACAAATAGAAATAAAATTATTAACAGATTCATTTAGATAA